Proteins encoded together in one Hymenobacter psoromatis window:
- a CDS encoding MobC family plasmid mobilization relaxosome protein produces MEEKEAQPQPAKVNREVVKRFRATPDEVSKIEAKAEKAGLNFSEYCRRAVLDKPVVERVPIELRRQLGGAGNNLNQLTKLANAGKLPGVGIEALNELVNRLLETLR; encoded by the coding sequence ATGGAAGAGAAAGAAGCGCAGCCGCAGCCGGCGAAAGTGAATAGGGAAGTAGTGAAACGCTTCCGCGCTACCCCCGATGAAGTAAGCAAGATTGAGGCTAAAGCCGAGAAGGCAGGCCTCAACTTCTCAGAGTACTGTCGCCGGGCAGTACTCGATAAACCGGTAGTGGAACGGGTGCCCATTGAGCTACGCCGGCAGCTGGGTGGGGCAGGTAATAACCTGAATCAACTCACGAAGCTGGCTAACGCTGGCAAGTTGCCTGGCGTCGGCATTGAGGCGCTGAATGAATTAGTGAACCGCTTACTAGAGACCCTTCGATGA